The window cagagtatgtcttttgtctatgtcttgagagtttaaataaattattcttgtctaccttataattacgaaattgtgaaattctctagtctctgatttaatatgttaaatcacacacattatttcacaagcacattattgagctatggattttatgacaaactctgattttttgatgaattttctaaaaattatgtctttattctgaggtatttagaatttattttctttgatttaaatctcagagtttaatattcgagggatttgatcttgattttctaaactcttatacatttcaggagttcaaatattcagagaatatgaagggagtattccaaacggatgtattgttagtgggtttccatgaaaaacattttaataggagaacgtgtaatcagcatttataactgcacatgttttactgcgctcatgattattactctcttttctccatgccactaactctcatctaccagttaaaatctgacaggtgtccaagtgaacaaagagccatgcgtgtacagctaaacaaaatctgaagagtttaactcatcagattttattgcttattattcacttatacacttaatctttacacacactctcttcacaaactcttactctcttctctctgaaattcaaatcttctctcacacaccttctcaaacaccttccttcacaaactctgttctaatggccactacagctttcatctttgcaggtgtggaatttgttaccaataaccatgctgccattctaaacactgccgacgctccaagggattatcatcccatgcagcaatttctggcacagagtgccattgctaccgcccttaccgctcctgccagactctcaggaagtcaaatcatcaatttttggaggacgggtaagtatgacaatggtggtgaagatggatcaccatcaattgtgttttcatatgaaggggaggagtattttgttactccagccacagtcagagcagcattcaacctgccagagctcgacactgcttacatcactaatggagatgcaaatcttagaacaatgatgactgatttgggctacagtgaatcactcgacaaattgggacaattgaagcgtccagggctcagaagggaatggagtttcttcttcgactgcatcaccagggcctttcaaaagaagtctacaaactgggatgccataccaatggacatgctgcagattgggtattctctgatctactctactaattttgattttggtagattagttcttagaaatattggtgaaagaatgcatgagaatagacaagtcatatatttctcaagattctgtcaattattgtttaatgccactgttggtgaggtggagtttgatgttgatgatgagatcaagccattcaggcttcataaaagggtattcaaggacctcatctccaaagatgagaagtatccaattcagagaCCCCTTCTCattccagctcaagttagagtcaggatggatatgcccccagtacaacaacaacaaccacaaccacaacagcctcaacctccagtctctcctacaatccccaaacaacccagatCTTCTGCATCCAGGTCTAAAagggctacaaactctgaagaaaACCCCTCTACTAAGAAGACCAGAAcatctgttgctacacaagttctgaagacaaagtctgataaaccagcaacCTCTGATGCTGCAAACACTGATCctgtaaacactgaagctgcttctcctcaaaagcagaaaaggaggagactggttgcagcctatgattatgatgatcttgaacctgcacatgcaacaaactctgaacctcctcctgcaacaaactctgatcctTCCCAGGCCAGTCCTCAAACAAAGACACCAAGATTCAAAAGAAgagcaaacaagcctaagaggcTAAGGGTGCCAATCACAGAAATCACAGATTTtacagttgaggaagagcaaacaccatctaccacactaccagaatcttctcaagctctgatggtgcttcctcttCAAGCAGTTCCGCTCtcaactgctacagcatcttctacttcatctgaagtagatgaagaaattatatgcaaggagcaagctacagctgaagctgagacaCCAGTGTCTGATTTTCAAATTccagtatctgatcatggaccctccactccaattcctcattctccaatgaaaattcctgagggtgccattgttcatgatactgctcctgaaaattacaagtcagatgctgtagtTGAAGAACCTGATAAGGTAGCAGTGGAAGCACTGCAgtctcttgctaaggctggtggagagcctagcaaatcaaaaGCTGATgttcaagaaaaatctgttcaagaaactgttgagaaagttgctaatcctgcatctgataatgatgaggatgatgacagttcagatgatgacaatgataaaaatgatgatgaagccCCTTTGTCTCAtttacaacaaaagtgggagtccacCAGCCAATACAATGCCAGGCTGCAGACtctgaacacaaactctgagccacttcccagggatcttcaggttgatccaccaactgaagtatgggataaactctggctgagccaccagcattctctggagccaactaaagctgaagaattcttatctatggcagagaataaaatcacaaactctgatgtcatgtcaagcctcaaggccacagttctttatctaaagacatttcatcctgctcaagctcagacatctaagtctatagatggtctcagaacagaggtagctggtctcaaggaaactcaaactatggagaagaaaaggaacctcatacctctgaaagatgatgttaagaagctggtgtctgtcaatgaatctctggaaaagaggatgtccaccattgagtctactcaagagaaaatgtccaaacagcttgaagccatccaatcttcactttctctgataacttcaatactgattcctgatgaggatgatgtcaaaaagggggagagagtagcaaaagtcaaatgcaagtctacttctcaagctctgaagagaaagaaaaatgatgatgatgatgatgtggatgactttacaaagaacaaaagattccaagctgcaactggtggaagaggtttaaactctgacagttcaaagTCTAGGCAAAGTTCAAAGACTGCTCCagttccaacacataatgtcacatctgggtcaaagcaaagaccagtggctggatcagataaacctatgactgatgaagaacttgctagattggtatttgaacaagagaatccagaagccaagttggatttggagttgattgctgcagaggaagctgaactgaagaaagaacatgttgaagctataaactctggaaaaattcaaaagcctgcaaaatcaactaccaagccaaaagaaaaagggatattgatcaaggaagctactgttgctgatcagagtttaccagtcaaaaagatatactctgaagatgagtatacatccaagggaaaaagcaaagtagatgaacaccttgagaaaggctgggataagaagaagtctacaacctctgacaaagatcaagttgtaaaggaaaagaaatcagaagctgcaatctctgacaaagctcatgttgcagaatcacaaaaaggaaaattaacctctgacatagctcaagttaataaggaagcaaagaaagacacaacctctgacaaagctcaagttgtattcaaaccaacaactactccattggcaggatttgcaaagcctagtctgatgactgaaataaactttgaaaagggctcaattcaaccaatctctcgtcaaaaagcaggaagagataaaggagggctgggatccaaatatgagaaatttgatcagagtataggatcaatgtcaacagacccctcatctctctgtgctcccaagactggagcattgcaagaaaaaatggacaaacttgattcagtccagctggtgaagaatgacagaggagataacattcttatctacttcatgtctgatggaacagtgtttagagtaattgaagctgatctctatgctaaacactgtgaggaattgagatatgtctcacacatatttcaagtaaagaacaagtcatgtcaacacatctccaatctgctcaaagatcaaatcagaagaaagatgggtattacaggaaacaaaaatgctggacctttcattcctaaatactttaatcatcaaggaaagctggttgagatgaagaaaaattcagcaaaaatagtaacaatagctggaatcagaactcttgcattcaatgaagagtctgataaagcttacaatatcaggctggatagagacttgaaaagaaacaagatctatgatctcagagctgcaatttatcaaactggagtttcagatccagagctgagagagatcaagagacagatgattacagtacttgaagaagctgaaagagaactcctcagaggatatcttaagacagcaaatggtgtctatgaagctaaggagtaaagtatctgtaagttttaaaagttttctgttatatagttaaactctgttgcatttgacttatctgttttgacatcatcaattatctgttaacttgcacataacatatttatgcacaagttgggggagattgttagatataattgatgattactaatgttcttaaagtttgttttagaacagaagtgatcagagtttaaactggaagctgatcagagtttgatgaagctgatcagagtttagtaaagtctgaccagagtttgataaagtctgatcagagtttacatagtcaagactcgtcagagtttacacgtggaaagagctcagaagcggatatacttcaaggaaggatagaagcggaggagtgatttgctgactatggaaactaaacagaaaactggagcaatctttgattgatagaatacatagctgatttataggatatcaaatcagagattgattttgtaattgtgtctatataaacacagaatagggttactctatatgagttgagttatcgagtacattgttaagaaccctagcagctcttaatgataatatatataaatcactgagagagtttttgtaaccattcaagctttgtgaagcttcatcatcatgaacctgTAAGtcttcaccagagtttgctgtattttgctcacagtcagagtttgactgttcatcagagtttgttgaatcagagaatattcatgcgtgtacagctaaacaaaatctgaagagtttaactcatcagattttattgcttattattcacttatacacttaatctttacacacactctcttcacaaactcttactctcttctctctgaaattcaaatcttctctcacacaccttctcaaacaccttccttcacaaactctgttctaatggccactacagctttcatctttgcaggtgtggaatttgttaccaataaccatgctgccattctaaacactgccgacgctccaagggattatcatcccatgcagcaatttctggcacagagtgccattgctaccgcCCTTACCGCTcttgccagactctcaggaagccaaatcatcaatttttggaggacgggtaagtatgacaatggtggtgaagatggatcaccatcaattgtgttttcatatgaaggggaggagtattttgttactccagccacagtcagagcagcattcaacctgccagagctcgacactgcttacatcactaatggagatgcaaatcttagaacaatgatgactgatttgggctacagtgaatcactcgacaaattgggacaattgaagcgtccagggctcagaagggaatggagtttcttcttcgactgcatcaccagggcctttcaaaagaagtctacaaactgggatgccataccaatggacatgctgcagattgggtattctctgatctactctactaattttgattttggtagattagttcttagaaatattggtgaaagaatgcatgagaatagacaagtcatatatttctcaagattctgtcaattattgtttaatgccactgttggtgaggtggagtttgatgttgatgatgagatcaagccattcaggcttcataaaagggtattcaaggacctcatctccatagatgagaagtatccaattcagagaCCCCTTCTCattccagctcaagttagagtcaggatggatatgcccccagtacaacaacaacaaccacaaccacaacagcctcaacctccagtctctcctacaatccccaaacaacccagatCTTCTGCATCCAGGTCTAAAagggctacaaactctgaagaaaACCCCTCTActaagaagaccagaacctctgttgctacacaagttctgaagacaaagtctgataaaccagcaacCTCTGATGCTGCAAACACTGATCctgtaaacactgaagctgcttctcctcaaaagcagaaaaggaggagactggttgcagcctatgattatgatgatcttgaacct of the Daucus carota subsp. sativus chromosome 4, DH1 v3.0, whole genome shotgun sequence genome contains:
- the LOC135152253 gene encoding uncharacterized protein LOC135152253, whose translation is MDMPPVQQQQPQPQQPQPPVSPTIPKQPRSSASRSKRATNSEENPSTKKTRTSVATQVLKTKSDKPATSDAANTDPVNTEAASPQKQKRRRLVAAYDYDDLEPAHATNSEPPPATNSDPSQASPQTKTPRFKRRANKPKRLRVPITEITDFTVEEEQTPSTTLPESSQALMVLPLQAVPLSTATASSTSSEVDEEIICKEQATAEAETPVSDFQIPVSDHGPSTPIPHSPMKIPEGAIVHDTAPENYKSDAVVEEPDKVAVEALQSLAKAGGEPSKSKADVQEKSVQETVEKVANPASDNDEDDDSSDDDNDKNDDEAPLSHLQQKWESTSQYNARLQTLNTNSEPLPRDLQVDPPTEPFRLHKRVFKDLISIDEKYPIQRPLLIPAQVRVRMDMPPVQQQQPQPQQPQPPVSPTIPKQPRSSASRSKRATNSEENPSTKKTRTSVATQVLKTKSDKPATSDAANTDPVNTEAASPQKQKRRRLVAAYDYDDLEPAHATNSEPPPATNSDPSQASPQTKTPRFKRRANKPKRLRVPITEITDFTVEEEQTPSTTLPESSQALMVLPLQAVPLSTATASSTSSEVDEEIICKEQATAEAETPVSDFQIPVSDHGPSERWSFNQDKESDLLEEVKRPAAEDCAQ